In Neospora caninum Liverpool complete genome, chromosome Ib, one DNA window encodes the following:
- a CDS encoding putative MORN repeat-containing protein, translating to MGCTGSKAAVAKKPESLEEKENARQQVPKSQSGTLAGAAPVEATQDRRGEGKNAASRSTSRAGEATEVRTAASTEVKGPPAQGGQIDINEDPLAGIVLEPPEDCEPVMMKNGVVYRGEWKNGKQHGQGQQKQADGVVYIGQFYDGHIEGFGRLVRPDGSKYEGEFAQGKAHTKTRNGKYTFADGSVYVGQWIADKRHGIGREVTHDGSVYEGEYRNGCKHGHGRMQSPSGDVYEGEFSKGDMNGKGRYCWPDGRIYEGEWSMSRMHGKGVFFFVDGRKYEGEFKDSKMEGEGRLTWPDGSAYQGGFKGGLPHGRGTHQATAETKPRLALWNQGVRVKWLNDEEMQQEGEHGKQGSEGPSKPSPAQGDRSTKPQEQANEKEKVSGE from the exons ATGGGGTGCACGGGGAGCAAGGCGGCGGTGGCGAAGAAGCCTGAATCTctggaggagaaggagaatgCGAGGCAACAGGTGCCCAAAAGCCAGTCGGGAACACTCGCTGGCGCGGCTCCGGTTGAAGCCACACAGGACCGCAGGGGTGAAGGGAAGAACGCAGCATCACGGTCAACctcgcgagcgggagaggcgaccgaAGTAAGGACTGCTGCGTCTACTGAAGTGAAAGGCCCCCCCGCACAAGGTGGACAGATCGATATCAACGAAGATCCTTTGGCGGGGATCGTCCTGGAGCCCCCGGAGGATTGTGAACCCGTCATGATGAAGAACGGCGTTGTTTATAGAGGAGAATGGAAGAATGGAAAGCAGCATGGCCAGGGTCAGCAGAAGCAGGCGGATGGTGTCGTTTACATCGGACAGTTCTACGACGGCCATATCGAAGGCTTTGGCCGTCTAGTGCGGCCCGACGGCAGCAAGTACGAAGGCGAGTTCGCCCAGGGGAAGGCTCACACCAAGACCCGCAACGGCAAGTACACCTTTGCCGACGGCAGCGT TTACGTGGGTCAGTGGATCGCTGACAAGCGACACGGCATTGGCAGGGAAGTTACTCACGACGGCAGCGTGTATGAGGGCGAGTACCGAAACGGCTGCAAGCATGGACatggccgcatgcagtctccTTCCGGCGATGTCTACGAGGGCGAGTTCAGCAAGGGTGACATGAACG GTAAAGGCCGGTATTGCTGGCCAGATGGGCGGATTTACGAAGGAGAATGGTCAATGAGCCGGATGCACGGAAAGGGGGTATTCTTCTTCGTTGACGGTCGCAA GTACGAGGGAGAATTCAAGGACAGCAAGatggagggagaagggaggctGACGTGGCCGGATGGAAGCGCCTACCAGGGTGGCTTCAAAGGAGGCCTTCCGCATGGGCGAGGCACTCACCAGGCGACGGCAGAAACCAAGCCACGGCTAG CGCTGTGGAATCAAGGCGTGAGAGTAAAATGGCTTAACGACGAAGAGATGcaacaggaaggagaacacGGAAAGCAGGGGTCCGAGGGGCCGTCGAAACCGTCTCCAGCACAAGGGGATAGGAGCACAAAACCACAGGAGCAAgcaaacgagaaggaaaaagtcAGCGGAGAGTAA